The DNA segment GTGCTGGCCTGCTATACGGTCTATGCCTTCGGCGGCCGGGCGGCAGTGAACGGGCATTCCATGGAGCCGGTGCTGGCTTCGGGGGATGTGGTTCTTTTAAACCGCCTGGCGTATGACCTGGGAAAGCCGGATCGGTTTGACATTATCGCGTTCCGGCAGGGCGATTCGGCCGTGAGCATCAAGCGTGTCATCGGCCTTCCTGGCGAGACGGTTCAGATCCGGGATCAGGCCGTGTACATCAACGGCGAGCGCCTGGAGGCGGAGAGCGGTCTGGAAGCCGTCTCCATCGCAGGCGCGGCGGAGTTCCCTGTGGAACTTTCGGAAAACGAATATTTTGTTTTGGGCGACAATCGGGATTCCAGCGAGGACAGCCGGTTTTCCGGGACGGGAAATGTGAAGCGAGAGCAGATTTTAGGAAAGGTCTGGCTCCGACTGGAACCCTTTTCGGAATTCGGGCTGATCCATTCTTAGGAGGAAATTTATGCATATACAGTGGTATCCGGGACATATGACAAAGGCGGTCCGCGCCATGAAGGAAGATATCCGGCTTGTGGATCTGATTATTGAGCTGGTGGATGCCAGGGCTCCCATGTCCAGCCGGAATCCGGATATTGATGAGCTTGGAAAGGGGAAGGGACGCCTGATCCTTTTAAATAAATCTGACCTGGCAGACGAGGCGGGAAATGAGGCATGGAGCCGGTATTTTAAGGAGCTTGGCTTTGAGGTCTTAAAAATCGACGCCCGCGCCAAGGGGACGTTAAAGCA comes from the Eubacteriaceae bacterium Marseille-Q4139 genome and includes:
- the lepB gene encoding signal peptidase I, which translates into the protein MIVLACYTVYAFGGRAAVNGHSMEPVLASGDVVLLNRLAYDLGKPDRFDIIAFRQGDSAVSIKRVIGLPGETVQIRDQAVYINGERLEAESGLEAVSIAGAAEFPVELSENEYFVLGDNRDSSEDSRFSGTGNVKREQILGKVWLRLEPFSEFGLIHS